In the Pectinophora gossypiella chromosome 27, ilPecGoss1.1, whole genome shotgun sequence genome, tccaggaattagcaccgataTGTCACTTTGTATGTCTactatgtgtactgttggtatacctacctaaataaaatacataacataacataagcagcctatatacgtcccactgctgggcacaggcctcccttcaatcaaccggagggggtatggagcgtactccaccacgctgctccaatgcgggttggtggaggtgtttttacggctaatagccgggaccaacggcttaacgtgccctccgaagcacggaatcatcttactttttcggacaatcaagtgattcaagcctgaaaagtccttaccaaacaaaggacagtctatttaggtaaaacctacgacacacatatacatttacaacataaaCACATATACATTAGCTGTATAAATGAATAGATAAATAAGTTAGCGACCTTGAGCGTCAGCAGTCCGTCGCCGCTGAGCGTGTACGCCAGGTGCGTCCACGCGTCGTGCATGGCGCGGCCCCAGCGCAGCGCCACGCGCGCCACGCCGGCGCAGCGCCGCAGCAGCGCCGGCACCTCGGCCGCGCGCGACACGCCGCGCCCCACCAGGTAGCGCATGGCCTCCGCCGCGAACCGCACGCACAGCGCCGCCACCTCGTTCTTTTTATCTAGAAAGGTTCACAATGACATGTTTACTCAATGTCatgagtgtacagtcatgagcattatcgtgtacccactttagaaccctgtcgcactatcatatttgacatttaatgagactcacggtttaatttgaggagctcggtggcgcagcggttaacgcgctcggtctgcgattgttgaagttaagccactttcgcaaaggccggtcataggatgggtgaccacgaaaaaaagttttcatctcgagctcctccgtgcttcggaaggcacgttaagccgttggtcccggctgcattagcagtcgttaataaccaccaatacgcaccgggcccacgtggtggtttaaggcccgatctccctatccatccatggggaaggcccgtgccccagcagtggggacgttaatgggttggtgatgatgatgatgacggtttaatttgccaaaaaagttaatgtgacatggtttcaaagtgtatacatatcagtactcatgaccgtaccgtACTCAACTTTTAATTTCAAGTCTTGCTTTTCAAACGGAGAGTGCCGGTTTGAATACCGGTAAACTTCTCACTAAGACAGTTGGCTCGACGTcaatagacggcaatacggcttaGTTTTTctgtcttgtgggttgtgaggtgagaggtggagtaccaacctcgttaacactggtgtcagggttactattgagccgccaaaggcccctgacatgactcatgtaacgactacttacttacatcagtaagtttacCTGGCACGATAAGTCGTTAGTCCTGCATGACTAAATTGGGGTCAGGAGGTCGCTCACCTTGCCTGGTGACCTCGAGCAGCAGCGCGGCGACGGGCGTGTCGGGCCGCGTGGCGCGccaggcggcggcgggcggcgcggcggccagGCGCACCACCAGCCGCAGCCGCCCGTGCAGCAGCCTGAACGACCAGCCCTCCTCGCTCGACGACTCCCACTCGCACTCGCGGCTGCGGGTTGGACTCACCTTAGTATTTGTTTCTAGATCACCAACAGGTGACCtaccaggggggggggggggggggtgtttaCCTACAGGTgctttacctaaataaacttttttattatttttttcttttttttttaggtggtgttggaggaggatggaaagaataagttggacagaaaggattacaaatgaggaagtgctagcaagagtaagggaaaagagacaaatactgagaattattgaggaccccgcgtgatggtttaaggcccgatctccctgtccatccataggcaaggcccgtgtcccagcagtgaggacgttaatgggctgatgatgattgagGACAgtagaggcaagatgattggaaacctaataagacacgacgaatttattaaaaacatcagaaggaaagctagaaggggaagaccaagaagagcttacatggaacagattaaagaaaaggttaacgtcgtgtcttatagggaagtcaaggaattggcctttgatagactggaaaggaaaatgctacaccgaccagagcgtggctcttaaattgatgatagatgatgatgaccaacaggggggttaaaatggccacatcgaagcaattcatctaacaaagcaatattgctatttgacatttgtttgcattgcgcacttacttttatatgcgcaaatgtcaaattgcccccattttaaccccccagctctatacaggttagtgacatcgtaacgaatattgagagggaaaACTAatagcgtttttttttaattaatttccgaaagagatggcgtgacgacttgggcgcttgccggagggactggacGGAGAgtgcacaggaccgcgaaaaatgaaagaggaaggggaggcctttacccagcagtgggatctttaggctagattagattagaatttcAGCTGcatacttttgcaacgaaaaattccacttgatatcgactcagaatcatggtctgaatcatccctcaaagttttcgttacgatgtcactaacactctatatataaaaaaaaccggcCACGTGCGCAGCGGACTCGCGCACGGAGGTTTCCATTCCGAAATTGGCAAAAAATGGCGTTATTTCTATAGGAACCccctaaaatatttattttatcatttagacAAAACGCTGGTGTGCAACCCTGATTTGTCTACTCTATTCGCACgggatataaatataattttagagattatttttacatttaactACTGCTACATTTAAAACTGTATTGGCCGATATCCgcacacggaaatggcggtgatcttgtccttagaagacctgtgaaACACCCGttccgacgagctctgacctggtgtgcgcgtggaaaacgcaaaaggggtcccaaagagacctggcgacgcttaGTTGACCGACTGTAGAAAACTCTTCAGACCTCTACAGAGGCTACAAAAGATAGCGAGGAGTGTAAATCTGTTATTCAAGCCCTGTATcgcaacaggggataaaaggattagaagaaggaaGAAGAACTAAAACTGATTACAAACCAACTCACCCCATGAAAGGCAGCATGTCAATCTTCTCGACCACGTCGATGCCCAGCTCTCTGTCgggcacggagctccgcgacaGGTCGTGGACCAGCCCCGACTGCCAGTCCATCGGCAGCGCCCGCTCTTTCGACAACTCACCGGCACAGCTCCGCGCGTCCCCCATCTCCTCCCCCGCTTCCTCGTCCACTCTATCCTTGCCAGCCGGCGAGCTCACTATCGACCTCATCGTCTGCATCACATTCTCGCCCTCTCTGTTGCTAATAGCATCCAAAATCTGCGTGTTTATCACATCCTTATCCATATCGGTGATGTGGTACTCTGTTATGAGCCGCTGTACGGTTATAGTGGTGCCTGGCTTTTTGTGTTTGGGACTCTTGTGCGGAGACTTGTCGATCGCTCGCTTCGGCTTCACCGGGACTAGCGTCTGGGACCTCCTCTTCGTGTCTCTCTTGTACGACTTGGTGTCGCTCTCCGTTCGGGAGTCCGGGTAGCGTAGGTTCTCCGGCGAGCGCTGCCGGGCGTTCAGCGGACTGGTCGAGATTTTAGACATCTTCGAGCACGGTTTAGGAGTCACGTCCAAGTCGGCGAGCTGGCAATACTTATGCTTCTCGTGTTTCCTTTTCTTTCTATTCTCCAAGACCTTTCTGACCTCGTCCTCGGAGTTGAGGTCCGAGTCTAACTTGTTCGACTGTGTGTAGATCACTTCGACGGGCGACGCGGTCGACGACCGGGAGCTCCTCACCGTGGGGCTGGGCGAGGCGTTCTTCGAGGTGCCGGAGTCCAGCTCCCCGAAGTAGGGCGCCACCCGCTCGCACTGCTCCGTGTCGTCGACCAGCGTGAGCGACGAGCTCTCCTCCAACAGCCTCTTGTTGTCCTTCATCACTATGACTGTATTGACCTCTTCGTCTTTCATCTCATTGAGCGTCTCCACTGAGTGGTCTACGGATACTGGCTTGTCGTCCGCGTAGCTCTCATCTGACGTCTTCTTAACGCACGCGTCGTTCTGCGTGACAAAGTTCGGTATTATTGACGGAACGTTATAAGTTGTGTAATTATTGGGGGCCTTTTCGTCAGCTTCGGATCCCTCGTCTTTGAATGACACTTGGGCGAAGTTACCCAGTTTTGATCGGTCGATGTCATTAGGAGGCCTGTGGTTGTCGATATCGTCGGAGCTGTGTCCGGTGGGATCGTATCTATGGGCCTGTTGCATATCTATGGGTGCGAGTAACACGTTGTTGAGGGGGTTGCGCGGGTCAAACACGATCACTCGACCAGGCACGGTCGCGTCGACGGCCCTGTCCGCGTGGTAGGGGCGGAGCGGCGCGTATAAATCGAGCTCCTCCCTCCCAGCCAAGTTGTCGTAATGGTTCGGATGATGATCGGAAGAAGTCCTCCAGTCTACTTCAAAAGACCTTTCCGACGTGGTACCAGGCTCTGACGCGGAAGGATTGCCATAGTAAGGTTTGATGATACCCTTCAACTTCTTGTTGCCCGAGAGCGTCATCAGCGACTCAGGGTTGGAGTGCGGCTCGGGGTCGAGGTCGATCTGGCTGGACGTTATCAGATTGGCTTGTATCTGCGTGCTGCAAGTCGACACGTTCCGCTTAAGTGTGCTGTCTTTGTCCAGCCCCGTGTCGAACGGCATCACGTCCGCCATTGGCTTCACCAAGTCACTCATCAGAGCCTTTATGCCGTCGGAAACATcttttaaataggtaggtataacgTTAGGCTTACTGTCGTTTCTCTTCCTCTCCGCAATCATATAGGAAGTTTCACCGAAGGCGGTTTTCTTCAGCGGCGTGGTGAGGCCCATTTCGAACTTGGTACTAGTGTCGCTGGACTCGTCGTCTTCGAAGCGAAGAGTCTTCACCACTTCGGGGCTCGAGCGGGGGGTCTTTGTGGGCGATTGGCTCTTTTCTGTTGACGACACGTTGTCAGTTTCGCTGTCGCTGTGAGCGTTGTGCGACTTCTGTAGCACCGCTTGTGCCATCGAGATGTTGCTGAGCATATCCTCCCTGCTGAGCACGACAGACTGTCTGCGCGGTATGGTGCTCATTCGCCGCGACTCCGTCTTGTCTTCCAGAGCGGGGCGACCCTTCACTTTAATAGGTTCTATGGGGTCTTGCTCCTCTTCTTTGTCTGTGAACTGCGACAGCATGTCTAGTATATCTTTCGTAGAGTCCACGTCTTTGTAGCTCTTGCGCCTGCTGTTGTTAGAGTCTACGTCAGAGCTGAAGACCCTTTCGAAGTGTCTGTTGTGCGGCGGGCTACCAGATTCGCCCCTTTGTTGTAGCTCAATAAGCTTCTTTCCAATATCCTCCATGCAGTTCTTAAATTCGATCTGCAGAGGCGATGTGTCTACGAGATGAGCCTTTTTCTTCATTACAGCCAATTTGTGATTCGCGAGGTTCTTCGTGATAACGCTTTTTTCCTCATCAGACTTCTCAGTTTCATCTGTGCTGTCTTTCATGATGAAAAATAGACTGTCTTCCGAAGTATCAGGGTTGACCATTTCGGGTTTGGTTTCTGATGGTATTTTGGCCGTGACGCTTTTGTCGTCGATGCCATCCCCGTCCAACCCGTCCCGCATATCAAGAAGATCGTTTAGGATCGATTTTTGTATCGTGCTTCGAATTTCGGACACGGCTGAAGCTGACTCTATGAGGCCGTAGCCGATATCAGACTGGGAATGGGGTCCTGACGTCACGCGGTTAGGGTCAGAAGGTTCAGATCTAGGAGTTAATGATTTGGGCGACTGTAATTTCTGCGGACTGGAAGTCACAGTGGACTCAGTTTCTGTGGCCGATGTCGGTGGTATATCGACCAAAGACTGTTTCATATTATTATCGGTGTCTGTTTGTCCGGCGATCGCTGACGAGGAAGATATTTCTGTTAGAAATTCTTTCTGGTCGTTTCTACTCGGTTTTATAGGGGCAGGGTTGGTCGATGTTTGGTATACCAGGACATCTTGCAAATGAGAAGCTTCTAAGGTAGCGTTCTTATAGTTGGACACGCTTAGCAATTTCTTCTCTAAAGCCATAATATCCTGTGGAATAGGTTTGATGGAATCTCTTCTGTGTCTTTGCACTAAGTTCTCGTAGGACGAGCGGCTGTCGCTCTCGGAGACGCATACTTTGACGTTATCTTTGCATAAAGGCGTTGGTTTTATCTGCACGTCCTCCATGACGTCATCGGATCCGGTCACTGAAATGTCCGCTTCGTTGGAATCCACTCTCTCTGCTTCCTGCAACACCGTCGATCCGGACGATGTCGGCGTAGTTTCGCCAGCGTCTTTAGTAGAGTTCGATTTATCAGACATATTGTCGGTATCGATCAGAATAGCACCCGCTGGCACCGCTAGCGTCATTGAAACATCGCCCTCATCCTCTTCATAAACGATTGTTTTTCGTTTTTCACTTGAAGGCTCGACTTTGTCAATGAATCGTTCAATAATGTTACTGGAATCTTGGGTGTTTTCAGATAGTATTACGTTTGGAATGGCTTGAGTCATAGATATATCAGCAGTGTCGTCTTCGTAGATAACAGTCTTGCATTTTTCAGATCGTTCCTCGGTTAGAAGCAAGTTAGAAGGCACTGCTTGAGTCATAGAGATGTCTCCATCGTCATAGACGATACTTTTCCTTTTCTccgataaaattaagtttgaatGTACAGCTTGGGTAACAGATATGTCTACCTCTTGGTCGTACATAACGCTCTTCTCGATAATTTCGTATTCTTGTCTTACAACGCGCTCGATAAGACTTTCACATTTCTGCAAAGGAGTATGTTTGCTGTCTTTTGAACTTAGTTTTTCAGGCGACTTGGGTTTCTCAACTAGAATCAAATTGGAGGAAACGGCTTGGGTGATGGATATGTTGCCGGTCTTTTCGGTAAACAC is a window encoding:
- the LOC126378802 gene encoding uncharacterized protein LOC126378802 isoform X1, which produces MSGQVNVDYAVILIWLTICSLYTSLLAITAFCVVFVLRKRRSSILKSQRPPRAPFSELEFNVATPTDTGKSRRVSFSRRTGVAEFVTNEATTTWKNFYEEHNKTLESSGNDSEVNPPRQSVGCLGKRIFDQQFQEVEAVDYTCNLNDGRGVETSINNVNFELALECSADERKPHQNFELSEFTEQQSRLFGDDLAVSGVGEISDKINVNFSVMQQVGDDLDEIQKDLEQHAKEKNVVCAGPTDRNNLSEYIEVDLNTTHAAMKAEESDMSITDTIHSPKVNVSRTNVSTHNEKSMNLDWVADKENILVNPYVAPKETDNFAINEEPDKVLVFDGKRLTIQSDKEPLSDYRKTLLPNTDKEKTPQRKTIVLNVDDDLPNFVDNPHVSMSHHSRNMSVANNTVFGNDGDLSMTQPLAAKLETNTEKRKTILFEDAMNDISVTQALPTNIMQEKVEKRRTIVFDSDGADISVTQAVPSNLLITEKDSHDKAALEKRKTIVYEDDDGNISITQALPTNVILSERNEVIPVKRKTIVFETDAGNISVTQVVPSTIILTDRPESIVFTEKTGNISITQAVSSNLILVEKPKSPEKLSSKDSKHTPLQKCESLIERVVRQEYEIIEKSVMYDQEVDISVTQAVHSNLILSEKRKSIVYDDGDISMTQAVPSNLLLTEERSEKCKTVIYEDDTADISMTQAIPNVILSENTQDSSNIIERFIDKVEPSSEKRKTIVYEEDEGDVSMTLAVPAGAILIDTDNMSDKSNSTKDAGETTPTSSGSTVLQEAERVDSNEADISVTGSDDVMEDVQIKPTPLCKDNVKVCVSESDSRSSYENLVQRHRRDSIKPIPQDIMALEKKLLSVSNYKNATLEASHLQDVLVYQTSTNPAPIKPSRNDQKEFLTEISSSSAIAGQTDTDNNMKQSLVDIPPTSATETESTVTSSPQKLQSPKSLTPRSEPSDPNRVTSGPHSQSDIGYGLIESASAVSEIRSTIQKSILNDLLDMRDGLDGDGIDDKSVTAKIPSETKPEMVNPDTSEDSLFFIMKDSTDETEKSDEEKSVITKNLANHKLAVMKKKAHLVDTSPLQIEFKNCMEDIGKKLIELQQRGESGSPPHNRHFERVFSSDVDSNNSRRKSYKDVDSTKDILDMLSQFTDKEEEQDPIEPIKVKGRPALEDKTESRRMSTIPRRQSVVLSREDMLSNISMAQAVLQKSHNAHSDSETDNVSSTEKSQSPTKTPRSSPEVVKTLRFEDDESSDTSTKFEMGLTTPLKKTAFGETSYMIAERKRNDSKPNVIPTYLKDVSDGIKALMSDLVKPMADVMPFDTGLDKDSTLKRNVSTCSTQIQANLITSSQIDLDPEPHSNPESLMTLSGNKKLKGIIKPYYGNPSASEPGTTSERSFEVDWRTSSDHHPNHYDNLAGREELDLYAPLRPYHADRAVDATVPGRVIVFDPRNPLNNVLLAPIDMQQAHRYDPTGHSSDDIDNHRPPNDIDRSKLGNFAQVSFKDEGSEADEKAPNNYTTYNVPSIIPNFVTQNDACVKKTSDESYADDKPVSVDHSVETLNEMKDEEVNTVIVMKDNKRLLEESSSLTLVDDTEQCERVAPYFGELDSGTSKNASPSPTVRSSRSSTASPVEVIYTQSNKLDSDLNSEDEVRKVLENRKKRKHEKHKYCQLADLDVTPKPCSKMSKISTSPLNARQRSPENLRYPDSRTESDTKSYKRDTKRRSQTLVPVKPKRAIDKSPHKSPKHKKPGTTITVQRLITEYHITDMDKDVINTQILDAISNREGENVMQTMRSIVSSPAGKDRVDEEAGEEMGDARSCAGELSKERALPMDWQSGLVHDLSRSSVPDRELGIDVVEKIDMLPFMGRECEWESSSEEGWSFRLLHGRLRLVVRLAAAPPAAAWRATRPDTPVAALLLEVTRQDKKNEVAALCVRFAAEAMRYLVGRGVSRAAEVPALLRRCAGVARVALRWGRAMHDAWTHLAYTLSGDGLLTLKVANIPLRSVWEVTMKIELVVSDAREVPWPRASELRVSSVVSDICVPPDELQRVTSRLRHDWGHAPRTLWKVFKYLKNKIRDDDLVLGL
- the LOC126378802 gene encoding uncharacterized protein LOC126378802 isoform X2 gives rise to the protein MDDTQLSKASDAGAKRKRRSSILKSQRPPRAPFSELEFNVATPTDTGKSRRVSFSRRTGVAEFVTNEATTTWKNFYEEHNKTLESSGNDSEVNPPRQSVGCLGKRIFDQQFQEVEAVDYTCNLNDGRGVETSINNVNFELALECSADERKPHQNFELSEFTEQQSRLFGDDLAVSGVGEISDKINVNFSVMQQVGDDLDEIQKDLEQHAKEKNVVCAGPTDRNNLSEYIEVDLNTTHAAMKAEESDMSITDTIHSPKVNVSRTNVSTHNEKSMNLDWVADKENILVNPYVAPKETDNFAINEEPDKVLVFDGKRLTIQSDKEPLSDYRKTLLPNTDKEKTPQRKTIVLNVDDDLPNFVDNPHVSMSHHSRNMSVANNTVFGNDGDLSMTQPLAAKLETNTEKRKTILFEDAMNDISVTQALPTNIMQEKVEKRRTIVFDSDGADISVTQAVPSNLLITEKDSHDKAALEKRKTIVYEDDDGNISITQALPTNVILSERNEVIPVKRKTIVFETDAGNISVTQVVPSTIILTDRPESIVFTEKTGNISITQAVSSNLILVEKPKSPEKLSSKDSKHTPLQKCESLIERVVRQEYEIIEKSVMYDQEVDISVTQAVHSNLILSEKRKSIVYDDGDISMTQAVPSNLLLTEERSEKCKTVIYEDDTADISMTQAIPNVILSENTQDSSNIIERFIDKVEPSSEKRKTIVYEEDEGDVSMTLAVPAGAILIDTDNMSDKSNSTKDAGETTPTSSGSTVLQEAERVDSNEADISVTGSDDVMEDVQIKPTPLCKDNVKVCVSESDSRSSYENLVQRHRRDSIKPIPQDIMALEKKLLSVSNYKNATLEASHLQDVLVYQTSTNPAPIKPSRNDQKEFLTEISSSSAIAGQTDTDNNMKQSLVDIPPTSATETESTVTSSPQKLQSPKSLTPRSEPSDPNRVTSGPHSQSDIGYGLIESASAVSEIRSTIQKSILNDLLDMRDGLDGDGIDDKSVTAKIPSETKPEMVNPDTSEDSLFFIMKDSTDETEKSDEEKSVITKNLANHKLAVMKKKAHLVDTSPLQIEFKNCMEDIGKKLIELQQRGESGSPPHNRHFERVFSSDVDSNNSRRKSYKDVDSTKDILDMLSQFTDKEEEQDPIEPIKVKGRPALEDKTESRRMSTIPRRQSVVLSREDMLSNISMAQAVLQKSHNAHSDSETDNVSSTEKSQSPTKTPRSSPEVVKTLRFEDDESSDTSTKFEMGLTTPLKKTAFGETSYMIAERKRNDSKPNVIPTYLKDVSDGIKALMSDLVKPMADVMPFDTGLDKDSTLKRNVSTCSTQIQANLITSSQIDLDPEPHSNPESLMTLSGNKKLKGIIKPYYGNPSASEPGTTSERSFEVDWRTSSDHHPNHYDNLAGREELDLYAPLRPYHADRAVDATVPGRVIVFDPRNPLNNVLLAPIDMQQAHRYDPTGHSSDDIDNHRPPNDIDRSKLGNFAQVSFKDEGSEADEKAPNNYTTYNVPSIIPNFVTQNDACVKKTSDESYADDKPVSVDHSVETLNEMKDEEVNTVIVMKDNKRLLEESSSLTLVDDTEQCERVAPYFGELDSGTSKNASPSPTVRSSRSSTASPVEVIYTQSNKLDSDLNSEDEVRKVLENRKKRKHEKHKYCQLADLDVTPKPCSKMSKISTSPLNARQRSPENLRYPDSRTESDTKSYKRDTKRRSQTLVPVKPKRAIDKSPHKSPKHKKPGTTITVQRLITEYHITDMDKDVINTQILDAISNREGENVMQTMRSIVSSPAGKDRVDEEAGEEMGDARSCAGELSKERALPMDWQSGLVHDLSRSSVPDRELGIDVVEKIDMLPFMGRECEWESSSEEGWSFRLLHGRLRLVVRLAAAPPAAAWRATRPDTPVAALLLEVTRQDKKNEVAALCVRFAAEAMRYLVGRGVSRAAEVPALLRRCAGVARVALRWGRAMHDAWTHLAYTLSGDGLLTLKVANIPLRSVWEVTMKIELVVSDAREVPWPRASELRVSSVVSDICVPPDELQRVTSRLRHDWGHAPRTLWKVFKYLKNKIRDDDLVLGL